A genomic segment from Triticum dicoccoides isolate Atlit2015 ecotype Zavitan chromosome 1A, WEW_v2.0, whole genome shotgun sequence encodes:
- the LOC119313208 gene encoding leucine-rich repeat protein 1-like: MAPNAAVARVPLAVTIFVAVATSMLLAPAEAGLYSDRDALLALRGGLQDPDGALRSWILEVNPCDWTQVTCDRVANRVTEITIGHANLSGPLSPELGKLDQLTKLWISWTNIQGTIPEELGNLENLNSLHLHNNSLSGQIPASLGKLKSLKQLHLQQNHLTGPIPSELDGLSDQTSVNLSSNDLCGQIPTDGPFKNINSSLADNPRLGGNC, from the exons ATGGCGCCCAATGCGGCCGTTGCCCGAGTGCCCCTGGCGGTGACCATCTTCGTGGCGGTCGCGACGAGCATGCTGCTGGCGCCCGCGGAGGCTGGCCTGTACAGCGACCGTGACGCGCTCTTGGCCCTGCGGGGCGGCCTACAGGACCCTGACGGCGCGCTGCGTTCCTGGATCCTGGAGGTGAACCCCTGCGACTGGACCCAGGTCACCTGCGACCGCGTGGCCAACCGCGTCACCGAGAT TACAATCGGCCATGCGAACCTGTCCGGACCTCTGTCACCGGAGCTGGGCAAGCTGGACCAGCTAACCAAACT GTGGATTTCGTGGACCAATATCCAAGGAACGATCCCTGAAGAGCTGGGTAACTTGGAGAACCTGAACTCCCTGCACTTGCACAACAACAGCCTCTCGGGGCAGATACCCGCATCGCTCGGGAAACTCAAGTCTCTGAAACAGCT GCACCTTCAACAGAACCACTTGACCGGCCCGATCCCCAGCGAGCTGGATGGGCTGTCCGACCAGACGAGTGT GAACCTCTCAAGCAACGATCTGTGcggccagattccgacagatggtccCTTCAAGAACATCAATTCCAGCCTCGCCGACAACCCACGGCTGGGTGGCAACTGCTAG